AATTTTGATTTCAAATAAGGTACTATGTCTAAAGTAGAAGAATTTTTATCGGCTAAAGAAGAACAAGAAATTGTTCAGGCAATTATTGAAGCGGAAAAAAATACTTCTGGTGAAATAAGAGTCCATATTGAAGCTCATACCGAATTAGATCATTTTAAGCGCGCAGAAGAAGTTTTTCATGTTCTAAAGATGGACAACACCAAAGATGCAAATGGTGTATTGATCTACGTTGCCGTGCATGATAAAAAATTTGTTATTTGCGGCGATAAAGGTATTGATAAGGTTGTCCCAAAAGATTTTTGGGATACCACAAAGAATGTTATCCAAGAACAATTTAAGCAAGGAAACTTTAAACAAGGCATCATTGATGGCATTTTAAAAGCTGGAAAAGAACTTCACGGTCATTTTCCTTGGCAACATAACGACACAAATGAACTTAGCAATGAAGTTTCTAAAGGGTAACGTATTTTTTTTATTTCTATTCTTATCTACCCTAGCCTTTGGTCAGTTTACTATTCCAGAAAAACCAGGCGTACAAGAAGGGGTATATGACTACATAGACCTGCTATCTACTTCGCAAAAAAACAGCTTAGTCCAGAAATTAAAAAACTACGCAGATAGCACTTCAACACAAATTGTGGTGGTAATAATTGGTTCTACAAAAGGAGAAGAAATTAATTATCTAGGTGCACAGTGGGGACAAAAATGGGGTATAGGCCAAAGTGATACCGATAATGGTGTTTTATTGATTCTAGCTAAAGATGACCGTAAAGTAGCCATCAACACAGGTTACGGAGTAGAAGGCTCCCTTACCGATGCTATGTCTAAACGTATTATAGAACAAGTAATCATTCCTGAATTTAAAACAGGCGATTATTTTGGAGGGATAAATAAAGGTGCAGATGCTATTTTTAGTGTCCTAACCGGAGAGTTTCAAGAAGACAGATCATTTAACAACACCTCTTTCCCTTTTCAGAACCTATTTCCATTCGTTATCTTCATAGTTATCATCATTATCTTATCTAACAAGAATAAAAGAAATGGCGGCGGCAAAAATGGCGGTAATAAATCTGGAGGCTTCAGTATCTGGGACGCTATTATATTGAGCAACATGGGACGTGGTGGTCATAGTTCTGGAGGAGGCTTTGGTAGTGGCGGAGGCTTCGGAGGAGGCGGTGGTTTCGGCGGAGGCTTCGGAGGCGGAGGCTTTGGCGGAGGCGGTGCATCCGGAGGTTGGTAACAACTCTTCATTCCAGTAAGCAACCTTTCTTATATTTCGCATCTTTTAAATAAACCCCATCATGTATAAAACCCTAACAGTACTTTTCTTAGCCTTTTTTTTAATTCAATGTGACAGCAAAAGCGAATCTTCAATTACAGATTGTAGTGCCGTAACCTGTCTATCAAATAATTTTAAGATGATTATCATTGATGAAGCTACAGGAAACAATCTAATAGAAAACGGCAGCTACACGGCTTCTAATATTACCATTTTTGACGAAGCGAGTATGAATGCCTCATTTTCTGTAAATGCTACCGAAGAAACTCCAGGCATATATCTTGATATTGATATCTTGGAGAGTCAAGAAAAAAGTTATACTGTTAATTTAAAAACCGATGCTTTTTTTACCATGAATATGGATATAGAAAAAACAGGAGATGGTAGTGAGTGTTGCGGAATTGATAACGACGTAAACAGTATTTCTGTAAGTGGGGCTACAAGCGAAATAAACTTAAGCGATAGATCCGTAACAATTTTTATTAATTAATATTTTAATATAAGATATAAAAAGAGGGCTAATTTCTTTACTAGAAATTAGCCCTCTTTTAGGTTTTAAGCTTTTACTACCGCTTACTTTTTACGCATAAATATAGAAATAGGCACTCCAGAGAAATCGAAACTCTCTCTAAGTTTATTTTCTAAGAAACGTTTATACGGATCCCTTACATACTGTGGCAAGTTACAGAAAAATGCAAATTGCGGATATGGTGTTGGTAATTGTGTACAAAACTTAATTTTTACATATTTACCTTTATACGCTGGCGGAGGATAATTCTCTATCAACGGAAGCATAATATCATTAAACTTACGTGTTTGAATTTTACGACTTCTGTTTTCATATACCTGAACAGCCGTTTCAATAGCTTTAAATATACGTTGCTTGGTTAACACAGACATAAAGACAATAGGCACATCTATAAAAGGAGCCATAGACTCTTTTATCTTCTCCGTGTATTGCTTAATTGTATTGGTCTCTTTATCTTCTACCAAATCCCACTTATTCACAAGGATTACTATTCCCTTGTTATTACGTTGAGCTAGCCAAAATATATTCTGCACCTGACCATCAAAACCACGTGTAGCATCCAAGATTATAATACAAACATCAGAATGCTCAATAGCTCTAACAGAACGCATCACTGAGTAAAACTCAAGATCTTCGTGCACCTTAGATTTTCTACGAATCCCTGCAGTATCAACTAAATTAAATTCGAAACCAAAACGGTTGTATTTTGTATCGATACTATCTCTAGTTGTTCCTGCTACATCTGTAACAATATATCTTTCTTCACCTATCAAGGCATTTATAAAAG
This genomic stretch from Cellulophaga algicola DSM 14237 harbors:
- a CDS encoding TPM domain-containing protein, with amino-acid sequence MKFLKGNVFFLFLFLSTLAFGQFTIPEKPGVQEGVYDYIDLLSTSQKNSLVQKLKNYADSTSTQIVVVIIGSTKGEEINYLGAQWGQKWGIGQSDTDNGVLLILAKDDRKVAINTGYGVEGSLTDAMSKRIIEQVIIPEFKTGDYFGGINKGADAIFSVLTGEFQEDRSFNNTSFPFQNLFPFVIFIVIIIILSNKNKRNGGGKNGGNKSGGFSIWDAIILSNMGRGGHSSGGGFGSGGGFGGGGGFGGGFGGGGFGGGGASGGW
- a CDS encoding TPM domain-containing protein, translating into MSKVEEFLSAKEEQEIVQAIIEAEKNTSGEIRVHIEAHTELDHFKRAEEVFHVLKMDNTKDANGVLIYVAVHDKKFVICGDKGIDKVVPKDFWDTTKNVIQEQFKQGNFKQGIIDGILKAGKELHGHFPWQHNDTNELSNEVSKG
- the der gene encoding ribosome biogenesis GTPase Der, with product MSAIVAIVGRPNVGKSTFFNRLIKRREAIVDAVSGVTRDRHYGKSDWNGREFSVIDTGGYVKGSDDVFEAEIDKQVELAIDEADVIIFMVDVETGITGMDEDVANLLRRVKKPVLLAVNKVDNNKRAEDAVEFYSLGLGDYFTIASTNGSGTGDLLDALVEVLPEKEPNRDEELPRFAVVGRPNAGKSSFINALIGEERYIVTDVAGTTRDSIDTKYNRFGFEFNLVDTAGIRRKSKVHEDLEFYSVMRSVRAIEHSDVCIIILDATRGFDGQVQNIFWLAQRNNKGIVILVNKWDLVEDKETNTIKQYTEKIKESMAPFIDVPIVFMSVLTKQRIFKAIETAVQVYENRSRKIQTRKFNDIMLPLIENYPPPAYKGKYVKIKFCTQLPTPYPQFAFFCNLPQYVRDPYKRFLENKLRESFDFSGVPISIFMRKK